The Aminiphilus circumscriptus DSM 16581 genome contains a region encoding:
- a CDS encoding methyl-accepting chemotaxis protein: MSWLRNVKTFGKVFLLILLSLAFTALVGFVGYQTARDSGESLKGLYEDAMIPALAAKEVRAQAALAEGQAFALLLSSDPEERKRILARLEEIVNLVEVNLTTIEKSELDERSRNLLMRIRDAAQIYRSARKGAIDLAMEGKNTEAYALYQEQAAPASASYQRLLLQLAEHLQKNAETLEQAALAKGESAAQTLLLLTVASLVLALLVGWFVTLGLTRPLARLEGLVNRFAGGDLTVRFAEEGRDEVARIAAALERMAAALREAVGSVAETADGVVATAEEFSALAEETNAGVEESRAGAEQVGSIMESLAAAGEEINASVEEVAAGAQTSATRGGDVAEQVNEAKNAGDAGLEAVQSTTESITAMAREVEDSAKAAEELAQRAAKIQQFVSQISGIADQTNLLALNAAIEAARAGEAGRGFAVVAEEVRKLAEESNGASRNIAELAGIIARDLDSVLTGAKRNRELGKTAEERAREAQVRIGRILEALEHIALASQDVAAVSQEQAASSEEIAGAVQDMAGKVNNAASMGVTMRNQMGEIAAAAERLAQGAEELSRLGADLEARMAFFRFDRTATGSNAREEDQKLVALPE, from the coding sequence ATGTCCTGGCTCCGCAATGTCAAGACCTTCGGCAAGGTGTTTCTGCTCATTCTCCTTTCCCTCGCCTTCACGGCCCTGGTTGGGTTCGTGGGGTACCAGACGGCCCGCGATTCCGGCGAGAGCCTGAAGGGGCTTTACGAGGACGCCATGATTCCCGCTCTGGCGGCCAAGGAAGTCCGCGCCCAGGCCGCTCTCGCGGAAGGGCAGGCCTTCGCCCTGCTTCTGAGTTCCGATCCGGAAGAGAGAAAGCGCATCCTCGCCCGTCTTGAGGAGATCGTCAACCTGGTGGAGGTGAACCTGACCACCATCGAGAAGAGCGAGCTGGACGAGCGCTCCCGAAATCTGCTCATGCGCATCCGCGACGCCGCCCAGATCTATCGCTCCGCCAGAAAGGGAGCCATCGACCTGGCCATGGAGGGGAAAAACACCGAGGCCTACGCGCTCTACCAGGAGCAGGCCGCTCCCGCGAGCGCGTCCTACCAGCGCCTGCTTCTCCAGCTCGCGGAGCATCTGCAGAAGAACGCCGAGACCCTGGAACAGGCCGCCCTCGCCAAGGGAGAAAGCGCCGCGCAGACTCTTCTTCTGCTCACCGTCGCCTCGCTGGTGCTGGCCCTGCTTGTGGGGTGGTTCGTCACCCTGGGGCTGACACGTCCTCTCGCACGGCTTGAAGGGCTCGTGAACCGCTTTGCCGGAGGTGACCTGACAGTACGGTTCGCCGAGGAGGGCAGGGACGAGGTAGCCCGCATCGCCGCCGCGCTGGAGCGCATGGCTGCGGCATTGCGCGAGGCCGTGGGTTCCGTGGCGGAGACCGCCGACGGCGTCGTCGCCACGGCGGAGGAATTTTCCGCCCTCGCGGAGGAGACCAACGCGGGAGTCGAGGAATCCCGCGCCGGAGCGGAGCAGGTGGGGAGCATCATGGAGAGCCTCGCCGCCGCGGGAGAGGAGATCAACGCCTCGGTGGAGGAGGTCGCCGCGGGAGCGCAGACTTCCGCAACGCGGGGCGGCGACGTGGCGGAGCAGGTGAACGAGGCGAAGAACGCTGGCGACGCGGGGCTCGAGGCGGTGCAGTCCACCACGGAGAGCATCACCGCCATGGCCCGGGAGGTGGAGGACTCCGCGAAGGCCGCGGAGGAGCTGGCCCAACGGGCGGCGAAGATCCAGCAGTTCGTGTCCCAGATCTCGGGTATCGCGGACCAGACGAATCTGCTCGCGCTGAACGCCGCCATCGAGGCGGCCCGGGCTGGCGAGGCGGGGCGCGGCTTCGCCGTGGTCGCCGAGGAAGTGCGGAAGCTGGCGGAGGAGTCCAACGGTGCCTCGCGGAACATCGCGGAGCTGGCGGGCATCATCGCCAGGGATCTGGATTCGGTCCTCACCGGAGCAAAGCGCAACCGGGAGCTGGGCAAGACCGCGGAAGAGCGCGCCCGGGAGGCACAGGTCCGCATCGGCCGTATTCTGGAGGCGCTGGAGCACATCGCCCTGGCGTCCCAGGACGTGGCCGCCGTGTCCCAGGAGCAGGCCGCGTCGAGCGAGGAGATCGCCGGGGCCGTGCAGGACATGGCGGGAAAGGTGAACAACGCCGCTTCCATGGGGGTGACCATGCGAAACCAGATGGGCGAGATCGCCGCCGCGGCGGAGCGCCTCGCCCAGGGCGCGGAGGAACTCTCCCGTCTCGGCGCCGACCTGGAGGCGCGCATGGCCTTCTTCCGCTTCGACCGGACGGCGACGGGTTCGAACGCCCGGGAGGAAGACCAGAAACTCGTTGCCCTGCCGGAATAA
- a CDS encoding ABC transporter substrate-binding protein, with the protein MMAAFLVHGEALFHRLAGDVACGEREFLIQDPDGSLLRFSSGLGERPARAAAPLRPPFSSSPRCLLFLLLFLPFLLLLSPGLSSPASAAPLEKVALQLKWTHAFQFAGYYVALEQGFYREAGLDVEIREARPGTDPVVEVTEGRASFGVGASGILLARAAGRAVVALAAVFQHSPLVLIARKDAVVRGVMDLSGRRIMLEPQSEELLAFLRREGLPPDAVTRTEHSFDYRDLLEGRAEAISAYSTYEPYFLDREHVPFVLYTPLDAGIDFYGDVLFTSEVELAAHPDRVRAFREASLRGWRHAMANPEKAARLVSTRYTSPDMLEFHRFEWRQMVPLLRIDAVSPGEMTVARWQHIAEVYADLDMLPRNFSLEGFLYGPGVAAEAP; encoded by the coding sequence ATGATGGCGGCGTTTCTCGTGCACGGGGAGGCACTTTTTCATCGCCTGGCGGGCGACGTGGCATGCGGCGAGAGGGAGTTCCTGATCCAGGACCCCGACGGCTCCCTGCTCCGCTTTTCCTCAGGGCTGGGCGAACGCCCGGCGCGGGCCGCAGCCCCGTTGCGCCCGCCCTTTTCGTCTTCTCCGCGCTGTCTTCTTTTTCTTCTTCTTTTCCTTCCCTTTCTGCTTCTGCTGTCGCCGGGCCTGTCGTCTCCGGCGTCCGCGGCGCCCCTGGAGAAGGTGGCGCTCCAGCTCAAATGGACCCACGCTTTTCAGTTCGCCGGGTATTACGTGGCGCTGGAACAGGGGTTCTACCGCGAGGCGGGGCTCGACGTGGAGATTCGGGAGGCCCGGCCTGGCACGGACCCGGTGGTGGAGGTGACGGAGGGACGCGCTTCCTTCGGCGTGGGGGCGAGCGGAATTCTCCTCGCCCGTGCGGCGGGTCGGGCCGTGGTGGCTCTGGCGGCGGTGTTTCAGCATTCCCCCCTGGTGCTCATCGCCCGGAAGGACGCGGTCGTCCGGGGCGTGATGGACCTGTCGGGCCGGCGGATCATGCTCGAACCCCAGTCGGAGGAACTGCTGGCCTTTCTGCGGCGCGAGGGGCTTCCACCGGATGCGGTCACCCGAACGGAACACAGCTTCGACTACCGGGACCTGCTCGAAGGGCGCGCGGAGGCCATCTCCGCCTATTCCACCTACGAACCCTACTTTCTCGACCGGGAACACGTGCCCTTCGTCCTCTACACGCCCCTCGACGCGGGCATCGATTTCTACGGCGATGTGCTCTTCACCTCCGAGGTGGAACTCGCCGCGCATCCCGACCGGGTTCGGGCCTTTCGCGAGGCGAGCCTCCGGGGGTGGCGCCACGCCATGGCGAACCCGGAGAAGGCGGCCAGACTGGTGAGCACCCGCTACACCTCGCCGGACATGCTGGAGTTCCACCGCTTCGAGTGGCGCCAGATGGTTCCCCTGCTCCGCATCGACGCCGTTTCCCCGGGGGAGATGACCGTCGCACGATGGCAGCACATCGCGGAGGTCTACGCCGATCTCGACATGCTTCCCCGAAACTTTTCCCTGGAGGGCTTTCTCTATGGCCCGGGCGTTGCCGCCGAGGCTCCCTGA
- a CDS encoding carbon-nitrogen family hydrolase: protein MPMLDAGVLQFDVTIGDRGANFAKVEALLAAEAAKGALPRVLVLPELWSTGYALERIGELATPGGEAEAAFLGGLARKYGLWFVGGSVLASVPGGYANRAQVIDPEGRLVATYDKIHRIRLMEEDRYFLRGNARCRCDIDGVPSGIQICYDIRFPELSRRLALEGATVLFVSAEWPSLRIAHWSLLLRARAVENQLFVVACNRCGESRGTAFAGKSVILDPWGEPLWEAGGDETLGRAVLDLEKVKSFREGLPCFDDRAPDLY, encoded by the coding sequence ATGCCCATGCTCGACGCAGGAGTGCTGCAGTTTGACGTGACCATCGGCGACAGAGGGGCGAACTTCGCCAAAGTGGAGGCGCTGCTCGCCGCGGAGGCGGCAAAGGGGGCGCTCCCCCGGGTGCTGGTGCTGCCCGAGCTGTGGAGCACCGGCTACGCCCTGGAGCGCATCGGCGAGCTGGCCACCCCGGGCGGCGAGGCCGAGGCGGCCTTTCTCGGGGGCCTGGCCCGGAAATACGGCCTGTGGTTCGTGGGAGGAAGCGTCCTCGCCTCCGTGCCCGGAGGCTATGCGAACCGCGCCCAGGTGATCGACCCCGAGGGGCGTCTTGTCGCCACCTACGACAAGATCCACCGCATCCGCCTCATGGAGGAGGACCGCTACTTCCTGCGGGGCAACGCCCGGTGCCGCTGCGACATCGACGGCGTTCCCTCGGGGATCCAGATCTGCTACGACATCCGCTTTCCCGAACTCTCCCGGCGGCTCGCCCTGGAGGGTGCCACGGTGCTCTTTGTGAGCGCCGAATGGCCGTCCCTCCGCATCGCCCACTGGAGCCTGCTGCTCCGCGCCCGGGCGGTGGAGAACCAGCTCTTCGTCGTGGCCTGCAACCGCTGCGGCGAGAGCCGGGGCACCGCCTTCGCGGGAAAGTCGGTCATCCTCGATCCCTGGGGAGAGCCTCTCTGGGAGGCGGGCGGCGACGAGACCCTCGGCCGGGCCGTCCTCGACCTGGAGAAGGTGAAGTCCTTCCGGGAGGGGCTTCCCTGCTTCGACGACCGCGCCCCGGATCTGTACTGA